In Chloracidobacterium sp., the following proteins share a genomic window:
- a CDS encoding sugar phosphate isomerase/epimerase gives MKLALNGATTMHADLSTDIRAASAAGFELIEIWSAKLYRYLEANTIDVLAAELIAAHVEPYAINSIEHVTFRGIDDYDKVLAECETLAAIAGRIGCPYIVVVPGKLPAGVERETIITESVRVLNEMGDIAVEHGVSLAFEFLGQSDCSVQTLDLAREIIAKVDRYNVGLVLDTFHFYAGGSSFNAIDALDPRKLFIFHINDAEDVPREQLTDAKRLYPGEGILPLAEIKERLARIGYDRMASIEIFRPEYWEQDPFDVARRAKAAAEHVFGLGGTL, from the coding sequence ATGAAGCTTGCTCTCAACGGCGCCACCACAATGCACGCCGATCTCTCGACCGACATCCGCGCCGCCTCAGCCGCCGGTTTCGAACTCATCGAGATCTGGTCGGCAAAGCTCTATCGCTATCTCGAAGCCAACACTATCGATGTCCTCGCCGCCGAATTGATCGCCGCCCACGTCGAGCCCTATGCGATAAACTCCATTGAGCACGTCACCTTTCGCGGGATCGATGATTATGACAAGGTTCTCGCCGAATGCGAGACGCTCGCCGCCATCGCGGGCCGCATCGGCTGCCCCTACATCGTCGTTGTCCCCGGCAAACTGCCCGCCGGCGTCGAGCGCGAGACCATTATCACCGAGAGCGTCCGCGTCCTCAATGAAATGGGCGACATCGCCGTCGAGCACGGCGTCTCGCTCGCTTTTGAGTTCCTCGGCCAGAGCGATTGCTCCGTCCAAACGCTCGATCTCGCCCGCGAGATCATCGCGAAGGTTGACCGCTACAACGTCGGGCTCGTGCTCGATACATTCCATTTCTACGCCGGCGGTTCGAGCTTTAACGCCATCGACGCTCTCGACCCGCGAAAATTGTTCATCTTTCACATAAACGATGCCGAAGACGTGCCGCGCGAACAATTGACCGACGCCAAACGTCTCTATCCCGGCGAGGGCATTCTCCCGCTCGCCGAAATTAAAGAGCGTCTCGCCAGGATCGGTTACGACCGCATGGCAAGCATCGAGATCTTTAGGCCAGAGTATTGGGAGCAGGACCCGTTCGACGTCGCCCGCCGCGCAAAGGCCGCCGCGGAACACGTTTTTGGGCTGGGCGGCACGCTTTAA
- a CDS encoding transglycosylase SLT domain-containing protein, with amino-acid sequence MKKLSAVLLVMIFAAAFVPAQSDAELRAAVEKDKADRDAAGKLPTLTAAEHAERAEAYFENRHFPEAREHYAIVLDKFADDALKGRAMFVVGRSYMWERQYADAIVWLDRVWREFPATKDGREALAFKGACHVRLRKYADAARIYEQYTVMYPTGERIDSAYLNTIDAHREAGDHAAANSWVDKARQRFAGTAIETNALHARVRMEIYRRRWNQAVAAADVMIERAIFGGAMATMDEVKYLKAFALEKSGRRADAMTVYASIPANAASYYAGLAADKLAAGDNRVRRVVKVSPGVVSAFPAAYRDDVLRYAKRKHIDPRFILAIMKQESAFRPGAKSPSAARGLMQFVFDTAVKYKAAAGFPHLRPDDLYLPQVSIALGVEYIAALRDQFGGLNEAIAASYNGGEDNAARWLERSNPKESAIFTSEIGFAQTKDYVQKVMANYRTYRDLYDEHLVRK; translated from the coding sequence ATGAAAAAGCTGTCCGCCGTGCTGTTGGTAATGATCTTCGCCGCCGCGTTTGTGCCTGCGCAGTCTGACGCTGAGCTGCGCGCGGCCGTCGAAAAGGACAAAGCGGACCGCGACGCCGCGGGCAAACTTCCCACGCTGACGGCCGCTGAGCACGCGGAGCGTGCCGAGGCATACTTTGAGAATCGCCACTTTCCCGAGGCGCGTGAGCATTACGCAATTGTGCTCGACAAATTCGCCGACGACGCTCTCAAGGGCCGCGCGATGTTCGTCGTCGGCCGCTCTTACATGTGGGAGCGGCAGTATGCCGATGCCATTGTCTGGCTGGATCGCGTGTGGCGCGAGTTTCCGGCGACCAAGGACGGCCGCGAGGCTCTCGCGTTCAAGGGCGCGTGCCACGTTCGGCTCAGAAAGTATGCCGATGCCGCCAGGATATACGAGCAGTACACCGTGATGTATCCGACGGGCGAGCGGATCGATTCGGCGTATCTGAATACGATCGACGCCCATCGCGAGGCGGGCGATCACGCCGCCGCAAACAGTTGGGTCGATAAGGCGCGGCAGCGTTTTGCGGGCACTGCCATCGAGACAAACGCACTTCACGCACGCGTGCGGATGGAGATCTATCGCCGCCGCTGGAATCAGGCCGTTGCGGCGGCCGATGTGATGATCGAGCGGGCCATTTTTGGGGGCGCGATGGCCACAATGGACGAGGTCAAGTACCTAAAGGCCTTCGCGCTCGAAAAAAGCGGTCGCCGCGCCGACGCGATGACTGTTTACGCGTCAATTCCTGCGAATGCGGCATCGTATTACGCCGGTTTGGCGGCCGATAAGCTGGCCGCAGGTGACAATCGCGTCCGGCGCGTCGTGAAGGTCTCGCCGGGCGTGGTCTCAGCCTTTCCCGCCGCCTATCGCGACGACGTTTTGCGTTACGCAAAGAGAAAGCACATCGATCCGCGCTTTATTTTGGCGATAATGAAGCAGGAGAGCGCGTTCCGGCCCGGTGCCAAAAGCCCGTCTGCCGCACGCGGGCTGATGCAGTTCGTCTTTGACACGGCCGTAAAGTATAAGGCCGCGGCCGGTTTCCCTCATCTGCGGCCCGACGACCTTTATCTGCCGCAGGTAAGCATCGCGCTTGGCGTGGAATACATCGCCGCGCTCCGCGATCAGTTTGGCGGGCTTAACGAGGCCATCGCCGCGAGCTACAATGGCGGCGAAGATAACGCCGCCCGCTGGCTCGAACGCTCAAATCCCAAAGAGAGCGCCATTTTTACCTCCGAGATCGGCTTTGCCCAGACAAAGGATTACGTCCAAAAGGTAATGGCAAACTACCGGACCTACCGCGACCTCTACGACGAACACCTCGTGCGCAAATAA